In the genome of Arachis stenosperma cultivar V10309 chromosome 2, arast.V10309.gnm1.PFL2, whole genome shotgun sequence, the window aatctcaccttgagatttCTCTGTCCCACTTTACCGCaacttttgaaaattgaatttggatttgcttcttcttctgtttgatctttaatttctcttcagTTGTTCTGAATTAGATCAAGGAAGGTAGTGAGATCCAGACTTGGTTTCTAGTCTCTTGACCCTGAGATCTGAAATTTCCTTTAATTCTTCTGTTCTGCTTCAAGCcaatttacattttctgtttgagacctgctgcaattaaattcatctTTACTTTCCTACTTGTTGTAATTTACTTttctcttgtttaatttctgcaatcccacatccatgacccatttacaattcaagccatttacatttcttgcactctaagattctgcaatttacatttcttgcgttctaagtttctgccatttaattcttgttcttaagattcaatttatttctgttctctttaatttactgcaatttacccTTTCCCAATtacatttcatgcaatttagcttctgtcaatcacaaatcacacaactcaactcttgtttgcttgactaaatcaaccactaagctaaaatttctcaatccttcaatccctgtgggatcgacctcactcccgtgagttttattacttgatgcgactcggtgcacttggcggtgagttttgtgtcggatcgttttccgcacatcagcgttcataaggacggatgatgatgagtgtcacagattatcacatccatcaggttgaagggcagcgaatatcttagaatacgaataagcatgaattgaatagaaaatagtagtactttgcattaaaacttgaggtacagcagagctccacaccttaatctatggtgtgtagaaactccaccgttgaaaatacataagtggtggtccaggcatggccgaatggccagcccccatgagtgatcaaaagaccgaatgatcaaagactagacgtccgaagatgaaaatacaatagtaaaaagtcctatttatattagactagctactagggtttagagaaataagtctaagagcagaaatccacttccagggcccactttggtgggtgcttgggctgagcatgagctttacacgtgtagaggcttctcttggagttaaacgccaagttataacgtgtttttggcgtttaactctggtttgtgacgtgtttttggcattttactccagaatgcagcatggaactggcgttgaacgccagtttgcatcgtctaaactcgaacaaagtatggaccattatatatttttggaaagctctgaatgtctactttccaacgctattgagagcacgccatttagagttctgtagctccagaaaatctatttcgagtgcagggaggtcagaatccaacagcattagcagtcctttgtcagcttCCTATTagacttttgctcaggtccctcaatttcagccagaaaatacctgaaatcatagaaaaacacacaaactcatagtaaagtccagaaatgtgaattttgcataaaaactaatgaaaacatccctaaaagtagctagatcctactaaaaactacctaaaaacaatgccaaaaagcgtataaattatccgctcatcactggcgcatgtgcattgattataggaAGCTTAATGAAGCTACCAGGAAGGATCACTTCCCACTACTTTTCATGGActagatgctagaaagacttgTGGGACATGAATTTTATTGCTTCTTGGATGGCTATTCTTGTTACAACCAAATAGTTGTAGACCCCAAGGACCCGGAGAAAAGTTCATTTACTTGTCCCTATGGTGTCTTTGCTTATAGGATAAAGtcctttggattgtgcaatgcacctgcaacattcgaaaggtgcatgctctccatatTTTCAGATATGATTGAAAGATTCATTAAAGtgtttatggatgacttttctgtATTTGGTGATTCATATTCTAAATGCTTACACCACTTGGCCTTGGtgctaaagagatgccaagaaacCAACCTCATTTTGAATTAGGAGAAGTGCCACTTTATGGTTACAGAGGGGGTGGTTCGTGGTCATAAGATCTCAGAAAGAGGCATAGAGGTGGACAAGGCTAAGGTGGAGGTGGTTGAAAAGCTACCCTCACCTTGCAATGTCAAAGCAATTAGAAGTTTTCTAGGACATGCTGGCTTTTATAGAAGGTTCATTagagatttttcaaaaattgctaaacctttaAGTAACTTGCTTGTCTCTAATGTACCTTTTATCTTTGATAGAGACTGCATGCTAGCCTTTGATGAGCTTAAAAATAGACTTTCTTCTGCACCTATCATAGCACCACCCTGCTGGGATTTACCTTTTgagttgatgtgtgatgcatcaaATTTTGCTGTTGGTACTATTTTAGGATAGAGGAGAGATAAGCTGGTGCATgttatttactatgctagcaaaATACTCAATGAGAATCAAAGAAATTACACAACTATAGAGAAGGAACTTCTTGCCATAGTCTttgtatttgataaattaaGATCATATCTTATTGGCTCTAAAATTACTGTTTTTACTGATCATGCAGCCCTCAAATATTTGCTGACCAAGGAAGAATCCAAGCCTAGGTTGATAAGATGGGTCTTGTTACTTCAAGAGTTCAACATAGAGATTAAAGATAGAAGTGGAGCAGAGAACAAGGTGGCTGACCACCTATCAAGAATCCCACATGAAGAGGATGAAGCACAATAATTTGaagtgaatgaaagcttccctgATGAGCAGTTGATGATGATTCAGGAAAGCCCTTGGTTTGCTAATATAGCCAACTTCAAGGCTATTGGGGAGTTGCCCACCAACATCAATAAGTACATAAGGAGGAAGCTACTCAATGATGCTAAACACTACATCTGGGATGAGCCCTACTTGTTTAAAAAGGGTGTTGATAGAATCTTGAGGAGGCGTATTTCACAAGAGAAAGGGCAAGAAGTGTTGTGGCAATGCCATGGATTCGCATATAGAGGCCATTTTACTGGAGAAAGAACTGCAGCCAAGGTGCTGCAATGTGGGTTCTTTTGGCCAACAATATTcaaagatgaaaatgaattaGTATCAAGGTgcaatgaatgccaaagagctAGCAATctatcaaagaaaaatgagatgccacagcagTTTATCCTAGAacttgagttgtttgatgtatggagggattgacttcatgggtccccTCCCCACTTTATACTCAAACAAGTACATTCtagtggcagtggactatgtatctaagtgggtggaGGAGATTGCAATCCCAACAAATGATAATAAGATAGTCATGAACTTTCTTAGAAGAAATATCTTCAGCCGATTTAGAGTCCCCAGAGCCcttattagtgatggaggaagtCATTTCTGCAACAGACCATTAGAAGCCCTCCTCATGAGACATGGAGTGAAACATAAGGTTGCAACACCTTATCACCCTCAAACAAGTGGGTAGACAGAGCTATCCAACAGAGAGTTAAAAAGAATTCTAGAAACGATTGTGGGAGCTTCAAGAAAGGACTGGTCAAAGAGGCTGGACGATGCTCTTTAGCCATATAGGACAACCTTTAAAACACCAATTGGGATGACCCCATATcagctggtgtatgggaaggcatGTCACCTACCCCTTGAACTTGAACACAAAGTCTTTTGGGCACTCAAGCTGCTGAATTTTGATAGTAATGCTGCTGGGGAGAAAAAGATcttgcaactgcaagaattaGAAGAACTCAGATCTCAAGCATATGAGAATGTCAAAATCTATAAGGAGAAAGCTAAGAAATGGCATGACCAAAAGATAGCAAGAAGAGAGTTTGTAGAAGGCCAAAAGGTGCTGCTATACAATTCAAGGCTCAAGTTCTTCCTAGGAAAACTTAAGTCAAGATGGTATGGACCTTTCACCATCCTCAAGGTGTCTCCCTATGGTCATGTAGAGCTCATGGAGGACAAAACACGGAGAACCTTCACTGTAAATGGCCAGAGACTCCAGCATTACTTGGGAAACTTACTGGATGAGCAGAGAGTGAGCTACAATCTCAACTAAAGAAGGAGgaacgtcaagctagtgacgataaagaagcaCTAGTTGGGAGGCACCCCAACACTCTGTATCCTTTTTAaaatcttgttttttttttgtagtctATGACTATTAAGATAGGTAGTTTAATTTTAGTCTCTTAGTTGATAGTTCTTTagtttattctcttttatttactAGGAGTGTAAGGTTGCATAATCACTCAATTGAAGTTGGTTGAATGGGCTGAGAACTAGCTAAAgagctaagtttggtatggCCACTAATCCACTTAATTTAGGCTTACAACCCTTTGAATGAGTTAATATTGAAAGTAAGCCcagaaattaagtttggtgtggccaccacCATATGAAGTTCACGCAAGCAAGCCCAACATGGTCTTAGTTGAATGCACTTAGTAAATTGGTAAAGCATACAATGCCATTTTAATGTGTTTGGAAGGAATGTGAAAGATTGAATTTATTTCACCCTTATGAACACATTAAATTCCAATGATGAAACCATTTCACTAGATGCAaggaaattaagtttggtgtcccaaagGACACTTATCAATGGCAATTTAAATGACTCATAATATAGGGAATGTGAAGGAATTTTTTGTCATTACTGATGGGGTTGTCGGTTTTCAATTTCATAAGAGGCGGGACCCACATGATTGATAGCTCATCAATCAAGGAGTCAAAGTGTACTTGCACTTTGGAACTCAACATCTGAGTAAAGTAAAAAGGAAAGGACTGGCGCCTCACCCCATACTAGGCGCCACTCCCAAGTGGGAAAACAATTAATTGTTTTCCCTCCCCACCTTCCCTCCAGACTACTCCTTCTCTTATAAAAACCACTCAACCTTCCACTTTCCTCCACACTCCAAACCCAACTTCACACTCGAAACCTCTGTActtccttctctttttgttCCCTtacttcttcttttcttctacttGATTAGGGACAATCaagtcctaagtttggtgttgtagaGCAAACCCTTGCTTTTCTCTCCGTTTTTtacctctccttctattttctgcaacctttcaaaCTTTTTTTCTCACCCAATGGCACCACCAAGAGCCTCATCATCAAAGAAGAGAAAGACCAAGGAACCAACTTCCGGATCCTCAAGTTCAAGTTTCAATGAGTACAAGTTCCTCTCATCATTCAACCAAAACCAATTCTATGGTTGGGTGAGTGAGAGGCATATCATTCCGGAGGTTGGCTTCCAACTTGGTAGGAATAAACATCCTGAGATTAACAGGGAAATCAATAACAGAGGATGGGCACTCTATGCAACCCACCAAATAAGGTGGTGGAGAGCTTGGTTagagaattctatgccaatgcagtGCCTCAACCTGGGCAACCTTATGGATATCTTAGCTATGTGAGGGGGAAAGCTATTGACTATAGCCCCTCCAACATAGATAGGATGCTAATGGTGAAGCAAACAAACTCCACCCGGAGCTGTGAAGAAAGGGTGCAGTGGATCAATAACAAAGATGGAGACCCAACTAACTTAGAAGAAGAGACTTATGCCCCCAAGCTAGTGGGTGGCTGGATTTTGTGAGAAGGTCTCTCAATCCCACATCCAACACTTCAGAGGTGACTAAGGAGAGAGCTGTGCTCATATACAGCATAATGAAGGGAGAAAATGTCAATGTTAGGAAATTAATTGCCAACAACATCAATAGGGTACTGAAAAGTACCAAGGATAGCTCAAGGTTGGCATTCTCCAGCATCATTCAAAGGCTATGTGATGAGGCAGGGGTTAAGAAGATCAATGACGAGGTGCTAGTGGAACAAGAAAAGCCTATAACTGCTAAGAAGATGGCCAAAGTGGTGGCTGCCAAGCCTTTTCAGAGAGCAAGGGAGCACAGAGCTCATGCTCATGTACCACAAGGGCAACTACAATAAGAAGAGGAGGCTAAAGATCAACCATAATACTTGGCATTACCACTACCATTTCAACAATTTCCTGAAGGTTTCAACTGGGAGCAATTGCAAGGAGACATACACCAAATGATAGGAGATATTCACCACCTGAAAGAGGATGTCAACCAACTCAAGGAACAATAACAACAATGGGATCAAGTACATAAGGACATACAACAACTCCAAGGAAGTATGGAGTATATGAAGGAGCAACAAGAACAGTTCGACTGGGGAGAAATGCAAGGAGCACTCAACAAAATAGTGGAGCAAAACAAATGTCAATAGAGGAACCTTGCTGAATTTAGGCATCTTTATGATGCTAGAATCATTTCAAGGAGGCAATATGATATCAACACGCAAGCGAAACTGAATCCCTTGTGTAATGCTGTGGCAGCCTTGAACCCCGGATACCCAATATTCATGCAAGGAATGGAGGAACTCAGTGCAAGGCAAGATGAAATTGCATACCAGTATAAAGAAAATGTAAAGGCGTACATGAGAAGGCTGGGATTTTAGAAGTCCAAGGACACAAAGGCACAAGAAGGATCCTCCAAGATGGATGATGATGACTCCTCCTCctccaagaagaaggacaaagGAAAAGGGCCAATGAACTGAAGCTgctcaaggttgttgagttccatGGTTGAcactttgttttaaaaaaaattctgaaTTTCTGTTTGATTTTCTTATGTTTTATTTCCTTATGTTTAATTATGGTTGCAATGTTAGGATAGTTTATGTTTAATGCTTAATTTCCTCATGTCCTGAAGTCTTTTTATGAGTCCTTTATgattaaagaaagaaaatgcaatgTTGTTTAAGTTTCATGATCATCAAATAAAAGAGTAGTTTGTTTCCATAAGAGTCTATGGTGAGTtgttgcaaaaaaaaaaacaagagtAAAAGAGACTAAGACCAAGTGGGATTACTCAAAACCAAGAGATAAAGGAACTAAGTGTAGAACCTTGAATGAAGTTGAAAGAAAATGAGTCATGATGAGCAACTAGACTTAAAGGGAGTGACAAGTAAAAGCTAAGATATCCCTTGAACATCTATAGAACCAATAAGTAGTAAGCAACAAAagacccaaggctctgagcatcaccTACTAGGATGAAAGGAAGCACCAATTAGCTCAAAAGAATTAAAGATCctagtagatgcttgtggtgaagatgtgtcaagaagatagacctgggcaagtaaatttttaggggtgtttcaacacctagtaccctaaaaccaactggtttaggagtgCTAATTAAAAGCCTAACTTAAAGGGTcgtcttgagacaaaacacttagagtcgtggttaattgaaaagaaaagtgaaaaagaagaaacaactCCTGCTACTTCAAGGTGATAATCAATAAAAAGGGGCCTGAGGCATATACTTGGATGAatggatttgaaaatttttatgttttgggtatTTTTTGGTGTTTGATTGATTTG includes:
- the LOC130961130 gene encoding uncharacterized protein LOC130961130 produces the protein MTPYQLVYGKACHLPLELEHKVFWALKLLNFDSNAAGEKKILQLQELEELRSQAYENVKIYKEKAKKWHDQKIARREFVEGQKVLLYNSRLKFFLGKLKSRWYGPFTILKVSPYGHVELMEDKTRRTFTVNGQRLQHYLGNLLDEQRVSYNLN